In Microvenator marinus, one genomic interval encodes:
- a CDS encoding GNAT family N-acetyltransferase, whose amino-acid sequence MREVRLSRSDGTITRLQGLFSKNGWERSREELEWQFLNNPLSETWINAAESSDSLAAIYAALPNRFQLFEQESVCLQSLDTLTDEAFRGQGLFVKLASSLFGEAKSQELGFIYGFPNGNSRHGFFKKLDWKNYDPLPFLLRPINPSYFLPGMLKGLKLPQIKGFQVGARCPSRAELEDIDVEAIWDGFRGTFDVGLIRDRSYFEWRLAKPHQNYRIFALNDEGFIITNLMEKHGGRIGYVVEMMTRNGAADVELAYDLLEFGVRDLVDSGADAVLAWHFQHSPYFLSYLANGFLPLPERVRPIELHFGMLPLGAAQAVTRRDWYLSYCDSDTV is encoded by the coding sequence ATGAGAGAAGTGCGTTTGAGCCGAAGTGATGGAACCATCACACGCCTCCAAGGGTTGTTCTCCAAGAATGGCTGGGAACGGTCCAGAGAAGAGCTAGAGTGGCAGTTTCTAAACAATCCGCTCAGCGAAACGTGGATTAATGCCGCTGAATCGTCAGATTCACTGGCCGCTATCTATGCTGCATTGCCGAACCGTTTCCAACTCTTTGAGCAAGAAAGCGTTTGCTTGCAGTCACTCGATACATTGACGGATGAAGCATTTAGAGGCCAAGGGCTCTTCGTCAAATTGGCTAGCTCACTCTTCGGAGAAGCGAAGAGTCAGGAATTAGGATTCATCTACGGTTTTCCCAATGGGAATTCACGCCACGGGTTCTTCAAAAAGCTCGATTGGAAAAACTACGACCCCCTTCCATTTCTTTTGAGGCCAATCAATCCGAGCTACTTCCTACCAGGCATGCTCAAAGGGCTGAAACTTCCTCAGATCAAGGGCTTTCAAGTTGGTGCACGTTGCCCGAGTAGGGCGGAATTGGAAGATATAGATGTTGAGGCAATCTGGGATGGATTTCGTGGAACTTTCGACGTGGGGCTGATTCGCGATCGTTCCTACTTTGAATGGCGACTCGCCAAGCCGCATCAGAACTATAGAATCTTCGCATTGAATGACGAAGGATTCATCATCACGAATCTGATGGAAAAACACGGGGGCAGGATTGGCTACGTGGTTGAGATGATGACGCGCAATGGTGCAGCGGATGTTGAACTCGCCTATGATCTGCTCGAATTTGGCGTGCGCGACCTAGTTGACTCAGGGGCCGATGCCGTCTTGGCCTGGCATTTTCAACATTCGCCCTACTTTCTATCCTATCTTGCCAATGGCTTCTTGCCCCTTCCCGAGAGAGTTAGACCCATTGAGCTCCATTTCGGAATGTTGCCACTTGGTGCTGCGCAGGCGGTCACACGCCGGGATTGGTACTTGAGTTACTGTGACTCGGACACGGTCTAA
- a CDS encoding glycosyltransferase — MKTIVFAITEFGPGGAETQILRLGQSLVARGWKVHVLSLLEPVGFLEEANAAGIVVSSLKMTRGQPTLRDFQNALEFVRRVKPHALVGFLFHANLLVSLLRLFAGVPRVIISLRGEDYNPRRLMIQRTLLGLRLADVLVTNSKRLSKRLVESGVEGSRIHVVPNLPPPMKHLSSRNLSGAFRWIAVGNILPAKDYANLLHAAKLLESSETPWAIQIAGAFYDAAERRRVEDLIQVLGLEKGVEVLGARSDVEELMHASNGFVLSSREEGLPNALIEAMICGTPVVCTDVGGTGELVSDGLSGMLVSKENSEALATAMNHLMTLDQREREELAKRAYLKVTELCEPEKVIGTWEALIE, encoded by the coding sequence ATGAAGACCATCGTTTTCGCAATAACGGAGTTTGGGCCAGGTGGGGCGGAGACTCAGATACTGCGTTTGGGACAAAGTCTTGTAGCGCGCGGTTGGAAGGTTCACGTATTGTCGTTGCTGGAGCCAGTCGGGTTTTTGGAAGAGGCAAACGCAGCCGGCATAGTAGTTTCTTCACTCAAGATGACCCGTGGTCAACCGACGCTTCGTGACTTTCAAAACGCTCTTGAATTCGTGCGTCGTGTCAAACCCCATGCGCTCGTTGGATTTCTCTTTCACGCGAACCTGCTCGTTTCATTGCTGAGGCTCTTTGCAGGAGTTCCAAGGGTGATCATTTCGTTGCGCGGCGAAGACTACAATCCTAGAAGACTGATGATTCAACGCACACTCCTAGGCCTTAGGCTTGCGGACGTGCTTGTCACGAATTCTAAACGCCTTTCTAAAAGACTTGTTGAGTCAGGTGTTGAAGGTAGCCGCATTCACGTGGTGCCGAATCTTCCTCCGCCTATGAAGCACCTTTCGTCGCGTAACCTTTCCGGAGCATTTAGGTGGATCGCGGTCGGGAATATACTGCCCGCCAAAGACTATGCGAACCTTCTTCACGCGGCGAAGCTATTGGAGAGTTCTGAGACGCCCTGGGCTATCCAGATAGCTGGAGCGTTTTATGATGCAGCCGAAAGGCGTCGGGTCGAAGACTTGATTCAAGTCCTAGGTCTTGAAAAGGGGGTTGAGGTTCTTGGGGCGAGAAGTGACGTAGAAGAGTTGATGCACGCCTCCAACGGCTTCGTACTTTCGTCGCGTGAAGAAGGCCTGCCGAACGCGTTAATCGAGGCTATGATTTGTGGAACGCCGGTGGTGTGTACTGACGTGGGTGGTACAGGCGAGCTCGTGTCAGACGGCTTAAGCGGAATGCTCGTTTCCAAAGAGAACTCCGAAGCCCTTGCCACGGCCATGAACCACTTGATGACGCTTGATCAGCGTGAACGGGAAGAGTTAGCGAAGCGGGCCTATCTCAAGGTCACGGAGCTCTGCGAGCCTGAGAAAGTTATTGGTACTTGGGAGGCTTTGATTGAGTAG
- a CDS encoding glycosyltransferase, giving the protein MSRLLFFLPSLQPGGAEGVWVKIANQMSFNHEVHFAYGITGSLETTLSERVERHDLGAARALSCLTPLVEVLGRVEPDWLLATLNYANVVAVWSTLLSDKPIKVALRESTSWERFDDQRNTCSQRVLPAVLPSVYRQADLVLAPSIGIQKQLVERGVQTSLLANPVIDQDLFRLSQEPSTCRRPFVLAVGRLVWEKGFDALLESWAISGLGATLDLVILGEGPERERLEGLATHLGVRGSVKMPGFDTNPFRYMANAELCVLSSRHEGMPNVLIQALACGARVVATDCKTGPREVLEDGKWGQLVPVDDIEALADGLEVGLNSPKPQGIDLSAYQAKNVAAELERMLEEFDA; this is encoded by the coding sequence TTGAGTAGACTACTCTTCTTTTTACCGAGCCTTCAGCCTGGTGGAGCCGAAGGCGTATGGGTGAAAATTGCCAATCAAATGTCTTTCAATCATGAGGTTCATTTTGCGTACGGAATCACCGGGAGTTTGGAGACGACTCTGAGCGAAAGAGTTGAGAGACATGACTTGGGTGCTGCGCGGGCTTTGAGTTGTTTGACTCCACTCGTTGAGGTTTTGGGACGAGTTGAGCCGGATTGGCTCCTCGCCACTCTCAATTATGCCAATGTGGTCGCTGTTTGGAGTACCTTGCTAAGCGACAAGCCAATAAAGGTTGCTCTACGAGAATCTACATCGTGGGAGCGTTTTGACGATCAGCGCAACACCTGCAGCCAAAGGGTCCTACCTGCAGTCTTGCCATCGGTATACAGGCAAGCCGACTTGGTTTTGGCTCCGTCTATTGGGATTCAGAAGCAACTTGTGGAGCGAGGCGTTCAAACCTCCCTTTTGGCGAATCCAGTGATTGATCAGGATCTGTTCAGATTGAGCCAAGAGCCGTCTACTTGTCGCCGCCCATTTGTGCTCGCCGTTGGCCGTTTGGTTTGGGAGAAGGGATTTGATGCGTTGCTTGAATCGTGGGCCATTTCAGGACTTGGAGCGACACTTGACTTGGTCATTTTGGGTGAAGGCCCAGAGAGGGAAAGGCTGGAAGGGTTAGCAACGCACTTGGGAGTCCGAGGAAGCGTGAAGATGCCGGGATTTGACACAAATCCCTTTAGGTACATGGCAAATGCAGAACTCTGTGTGCTCTCGTCTCGCCACGAAGGTATGCCCAATGTGTTGATTCAAGCCTTGGCGTGTGGTGCTCGTGTGGTAGCCACCGATTGCAAGACTGGTCCTCGTGAGGTGCTTGAGGATGGCAAATGGGGTCAATTAGTCCCAGTGGACGACATTGAGGCGTTGGCCGATGGACTGGAAGTCGGATTGAATAGCCCCAAGCCCCAAGGGATTGATCTTAGTGCCTATCAGGCCAAAAACGTTGCGGCGGAGCTAGAGCGAATGCTGGAAGAGTTTGACGCATGA
- a CDS encoding acyltransferase family protein encodes MKYRPEIDGLRALAVVPVILFHAGFELFSGGYVGVDVFFVISGFLITTLLIEDIEHQRFSMLDFYKRRARRIFPALFFVMLICVPFAWTWMLPSQFQDFSQSLVAVSLFASNMLFWRESGYFDAVAEEKPLLHTWSLAVEEQYYVLFPIFLLLTWRFGKRRVFWVVLAMATISLAVSEWGWRNAPAANFYLAPTRAWELLAGSIAAFIVQERGVRKNNALAFLGLAAILFAILAFDESTPFPSVYALIPVVGVVLLLLYGHTDTIVARLLSRKGLVGVGLISYSAYLWHQPLFAFARIKLPEEPSAFVMACLSVASLLLARVSWRYVENPFRRAKDNKRIFGASAFAIAGFVGIGLIGHFNSQEFEDYWLSKQPREMRDTYRLVKAAQGDTSIDPEECRFNIGDVNSDIETRLSSCYDQFGAGVLILGDSHANDLFNVTASKFDERFLVGITQGGCRPHSNFDYCNYSKVMNLIRTRSRIFKLVIFEQAGFYLLKKEDGTPGSRGIFSNLGMGEGVEEVVVDEEHVQGTFLYLKELSNMVPVKWFLPRAEPHIRTNFILKNGCTHNYSYRMNQYEAFHKLDRYIERLIRESTGHNIQPSNQNYFFRFEFPQDFMNCSQLFWKDGDHFSPAGVSYFGSRLPDDFLSVPD; translated from the coding sequence GTGAAGTATCGTCCGGAAATCGACGGTTTAAGAGCTCTTGCTGTTGTTCCTGTTATCCTTTTCCACGCTGGTTTCGAACTTTTCAGTGGCGGCTATGTGGGAGTGGATGTTTTCTTCGTTATCAGTGGGTTCCTCATAACGACTCTATTGATCGAAGATATAGAACATCAACGATTTAGCATGCTTGACTTCTATAAGAGACGAGCGAGGAGAATCTTTCCAGCCCTCTTTTTCGTCATGCTGATTTGTGTTCCATTCGCGTGGACTTGGATGCTCCCAAGCCAATTCCAAGACTTCAGTCAGAGTCTTGTAGCAGTTAGCCTTTTTGCGTCCAATATGTTGTTCTGGCGCGAGAGTGGCTACTTTGATGCGGTTGCGGAAGAAAAGCCATTGCTGCACACGTGGAGTCTAGCGGTGGAAGAGCAGTACTATGTGCTCTTCCCGATATTCTTGTTGTTGACTTGGCGTTTCGGAAAGCGACGAGTCTTTTGGGTCGTGTTGGCGATGGCAACAATCAGTCTAGCCGTTAGCGAGTGGGGGTGGCGAAATGCTCCAGCGGCTAACTTCTATTTGGCCCCCACCCGTGCATGGGAGCTACTTGCTGGGTCCATAGCTGCTTTTATAGTGCAAGAGCGCGGTGTAAGAAAAAACAATGCACTTGCCTTCTTGGGATTGGCGGCGATATTGTTCGCGATACTCGCATTTGATGAATCGACACCGTTCCCTAGCGTATATGCGCTCATTCCCGTTGTTGGTGTCGTTCTACTGCTATTATATGGGCACACAGATACAATTGTTGCGAGACTACTAAGTAGGAAAGGTTTGGTTGGGGTTGGTTTGATTAGCTATTCGGCGTACTTGTGGCACCAGCCGCTCTTTGCATTCGCAAGAATCAAACTACCAGAAGAACCTAGTGCCTTCGTCATGGCGTGTTTGTCGGTCGCTTCACTCCTTCTTGCCCGTGTTTCTTGGCGATATGTAGAGAATCCATTTAGACGCGCAAAAGATAACAAACGCATTTTTGGGGCATCTGCATTCGCCATAGCAGGCTTTGTGGGGATAGGGTTGATCGGCCACTTCAATAGTCAGGAGTTCGAAGACTATTGGCTCTCCAAACAGCCCAGGGAAATGCGGGATACGTACAGACTAGTCAAAGCCGCCCAAGGCGACACATCAATTGATCCTGAGGAATGTCGATTTAATATTGGTGACGTGAATTCTGACATCGAGACAAGACTTTCAAGTTGTTATGATCAATTCGGTGCTGGGGTACTTATATTGGGTGATAGCCATGCAAATGACTTGTTCAATGTAACGGCTTCAAAGTTTGATGAACGTTTCTTGGTTGGCATAACTCAGGGTGGTTGTCGACCACACAGCAATTTCGATTACTGCAACTACAGCAAAGTCATGAATCTGATTCGAACTCGTAGCAGGATTTTCAAGCTCGTGATCTTCGAGCAGGCTGGCTTCTATCTGTTAAAGAAGGAAGACGGAACCCCTGGTTCGCGAGGAATCTTCTCGAACCTTGGTATGGGAGAAGGCGTCGAAGAGGTCGTGGTAGATGAGGAACATGTGCAGGGAACCTTTCTCTACTTGAAGGAGCTTTCCAACATGGTCCCAGTGAAGTGGTTTCTACCACGTGCTGAGCCACATATCCGCACAAATTTCATTCTGAAAAATGGATGTACCCACAACTACTCTTATCGCATGAATCAATATGAAGCATTTCATAAACTAGATAGGTACATAGAGAGGCTGATTAGAGAATCGACAGGTCACAATATACAACCGTCCAACCAGAATTATTTTTTTAGATTCGAGTTTCCGCAAGATTTCATGAACTGTAGCCAGCTCTTCTGGAAAGATGGGGATCACTTTTCACCGGCAGGCGTGAGCTATTTTGGAAGTCGGCTTCCCGATGACTTTCTATCAGTGCCAGATTAG
- a CDS encoding glycosyltransferase family 4 protein, with protein MNNIGMRTSPAVCLVIPTIPPEFSGGGILAYNLASYFAGNHSGVVLIVTQTAPPKLLDGAEIISYPDPPLPISRKGRKLLGLAKALPSAIKVLSQKRPHIVHVMGASSWVLSYVLAARVLGIPVVLETSTTGGDDPNTVKHSRFGTVKFAVIQEVSYLVNVSPILDSLARRAGISSEKRIIIPNQVDIDLFRPDPCPERLRLSLGLQRFETILLNVAIIRPNKGIQFLIEEFATFSRDDQSLGLVLVGPTTKDPENTKYTERMKTLARDLGVADRVIFTGHIENVHEYMGAADIFVFASEMEGFGTVVVEAMASELPVLTKRINGVSDFIIEDGVDGLVADSSNDYRSKLAQLLESPKLRKRLGKAARRTVELRFSTKVIARQYVEVYSKLVPEQSTAFRALLSD; from the coding sequence TTGAACAATATTGGTATGCGAACCTCACCTGCAGTTTGTCTTGTCATTCCAACAATCCCCCCAGAGTTCTCTGGAGGGGGGATCCTTGCGTATAATTTAGCGAGCTATTTTGCAGGGAATCATTCGGGTGTTGTGTTGATTGTCACCCAGACAGCGCCGCCCAAGCTCCTTGATGGTGCCGAGATCATATCCTACCCAGATCCTCCTTTGCCTATATCCCGAAAGGGCCGGAAATTACTGGGTCTTGCGAAAGCTCTGCCCAGTGCAATCAAAGTTTTGAGCCAAAAGCGTCCACATATTGTACATGTTATGGGAGCTAGTTCTTGGGTTTTGTCGTATGTGTTAGCCGCAAGAGTGCTTGGGATTCCGGTGGTTCTTGAGACGAGTACAACCGGAGGCGACGATCCAAACACTGTGAAGCACTCTCGGTTCGGAACTGTAAAATTCGCAGTTATTCAGGAGGTGAGTTACCTAGTCAACGTCTCTCCAATTTTGGATAGCCTGGCTAGACGAGCAGGAATATCTTCCGAAAAGCGCATCATTATTCCTAATCAGGTGGATATAGATCTCTTTCGACCGGACCCTTGTCCAGAACGGTTGAGACTTTCACTGGGTTTGCAGCGTTTTGAGACCATCCTCCTGAATGTCGCCATAATTCGTCCAAACAAAGGCATCCAGTTCTTAATTGAGGAGTTTGCTACATTTTCCAGAGATGACCAATCTCTTGGCCTTGTACTTGTAGGCCCAACCACCAAAGACCCAGAAAACACCAAATACACTGAAAGAATGAAGACTCTGGCTAGAGATTTGGGTGTCGCAGATCGCGTGATCTTCACGGGGCATATCGAAAACGTCCATGAGTACATGGGAGCTGCTGATATATTTGTTTTTGCCTCGGAAATGGAAGGATTTGGTACTGTAGTAGTTGAGGCGATGGCTTCAGAATTGCCCGTCTTGACAAAGCGAATCAATGGCGTAAGTGACTTTATTATTGAAGACGGAGTTGATGGGTTGGTAGCAGATTCATCGAATGATTACCGATCGAAGCTGGCCCAATTGCTGGAGAGTCCTAAGTTGAGAAAGCGGCTGGGAAAGGCAGCCCGTAGAACAGTAGAGCTTCGGTTCTCAACAAAAGTTATAGCGCGCCAGTACGTCGAAGTGTATTCGAAGCTGGTACCCGAACAATCCACTGCCTTCAGGGCGTTGCTGTCTGATTAG
- a CDS encoding ABC transporter ATP-binding protein → MLKETLSLFDRAEKLELALVFVIVLTVATLEVVGIASILPFLTVVSNPEMIHEQYVLRYLWGLLEPSDHNSFLFTLGLIVFGLIILTNLFNAVSHWLIQRFIWLRHHSLSTRLLDRYIRQRWEFFLNRNTSELSTNILSEVQQFVGQFLMAGIQLLAQGLAGVLIVGLLVAIDPTLAVIVSAVVGGTYMLIFVAVRATQIKLGHIRTSSNTARYRHATEAMSGMKDLKILGLEEAFLRKYEGPSYRYSMAQAKNAVIAITPRYFLEVLGFGAVMLILLYELRQQGTASNAIPVVGVYAFAGFRLLPKMQQMFYSGSSMRFTAETLSGLKRDLVELQRSEEPAPVHVSAPIESFGLRNVTFNYPEMGEPTLKNVNIEIATLSSVALVGPTGSGKTTTVDLLLGLLEPTSGGLVLDGNLLSASERIGWRSHCGYVPQQIYLTDDTIAGNIAFGESADEWSMERIKKAAQIAQIDEFIEQELPEGYLTVVGERGVRLSGGQRQRLGIARALYNDPEILVFDEATSALDNTTERAIMDAIEQLAGTKTLVVIAHRLETVRKCDIIFVFEKGELIDSGCWDELLSNCDVFRSMVSEDSMGKGRKPNQTATP, encoded by the coding sequence GTGTTAAAAGAAACACTTTCCCTTTTTGACCGCGCTGAGAAGCTCGAGCTTGCCTTAGTGTTTGTTATCGTCTTAACTGTCGCAACACTTGAAGTTGTTGGCATCGCATCAATTTTGCCGTTTCTTACCGTCGTATCGAATCCAGAAATGATCCATGAGCAATATGTGCTACGATATTTGTGGGGCTTGTTAGAACCATCTGATCATAACTCATTTCTTTTTACACTAGGCCTGATCGTCTTTGGATTGATCATACTTACCAATTTGTTCAACGCTGTGTCTCACTGGTTGATTCAAAGATTCATTTGGCTCAGACATCATTCCTTAAGCACACGCTTGCTGGATCGTTACATCAGGCAACGATGGGAGTTTTTTCTAAATCGTAATACTAGCGAACTGAGCACCAACATCCTCTCGGAGGTGCAGCAATTCGTCGGACAGTTTCTGATGGCAGGAATTCAACTTCTTGCGCAGGGACTGGCGGGAGTCCTTATTGTTGGCCTGTTAGTAGCCATCGATCCTACGCTAGCAGTCATAGTGTCGGCTGTCGTTGGGGGGACTTACATGCTCATCTTCGTCGCGGTGAGAGCAACACAGATCAAACTTGGTCATATTCGAACAAGTTCAAATACTGCGCGGTATCGCCATGCCACTGAGGCCATGAGCGGGATGAAAGACCTTAAAATCCTAGGCCTTGAGGAGGCGTTTCTGAGAAAATACGAAGGACCGAGCTACCGCTACAGCATGGCACAGGCAAAAAACGCGGTAATCGCAATCACACCCCGCTACTTCTTGGAAGTTTTGGGATTCGGCGCTGTGATGCTGATCCTACTATATGAACTCAGGCAGCAAGGCACTGCAAGCAATGCGATTCCGGTAGTAGGAGTATACGCCTTTGCTGGGTTTCGACTCCTTCCGAAAATGCAGCAGATGTTCTACTCTGGAAGTTCGATGCGTTTCACCGCAGAGACGCTGAGCGGACTAAAGAGGGATCTCGTTGAGCTTCAGCGTAGTGAGGAACCGGCTCCGGTGCACGTATCAGCTCCAATAGAGAGCTTCGGACTACGAAACGTAACCTTTAACTATCCTGAGATGGGTGAGCCTACACTCAAAAATGTTAACATCGAGATTGCGACCCTTTCGTCAGTTGCGTTGGTAGGTCCAACAGGGAGTGGCAAAACAACGACTGTAGACCTATTGCTCGGCTTGCTGGAACCGACCTCAGGAGGGTTGGTACTTGATGGAAACTTGCTTAGCGCGAGCGAAAGGATTGGTTGGAGGAGCCATTGCGGTTACGTGCCTCAACAAATCTATCTTACCGACGACACGATTGCAGGAAACATAGCCTTTGGTGAGTCGGCTGATGAATGGAGTATGGAACGCATCAAGAAAGCCGCTCAAATTGCACAAATCGATGAATTTATTGAGCAAGAACTACCTGAAGGCTATCTTACGGTTGTAGGCGAACGCGGTGTTAGATTAAGCGGTGGTCAACGGCAGCGATTGGGGATAGCACGAGCGCTCTACAACGACCCTGAAATACTTGTGTTTGATGAAGCAACCAGCGCACTCGACAACACTACCGAGCGAGCCATTATGGATGCAATCGAACAACTCGCTGGAACGAAGACATTGGTCGTGATTGCACATCGATTAGAAACGGTTCGGAAGTGCGATATCATTTTCGTTTTCGAAAAAGGCGAACTGATTGACTCAGGTTGCTGGGACGAACTCCTTTCTAACTGTGACGTGTTTCGTAGTATGGTCAGCGAGGACTCTATGGGAAAGGGAAGAAAACCTAATCAGACAGCAACGCCCTGA